From the Chryseobacterium sp. G0201 genome, the window AGGAAGTGTTTTCAAGCAAGGTTCATCGCCTACCGTGAACAACAATCCTTTTTGATTTCTCTTTTCAAAAGCATCCGTTCTGGTGTGAAAAGCAGCAAAATACCAAGCCAATAAATAACTTTCACCTGCATTTCCTCCACCGCCTGATTCAATATAAGTTCTTGTCAGCCACATATCCAATTCTTCATCTCCAGATTCAAACTGACCGACCTGTAAAGGATAACCGTCACATTCATGATCTCCAATTCCTAAGAATAAAAGTGCGGGATCGGGAACGCCTCCCTGAATGATTCCACCCATTAATTTGGGCAGACCTTCTTTAATCAATTCATGAGGAATATGTCCCATACTTCCCGTTACGTCCAGTCCTAAAATAATCGGAACAGAATTCGGATGAACCGCAGAATCCCTTGATTCTCTGAAAGAAATACCTTTAGGATTCATTGATTCGTGCGCCATTCTTTTTGCATTCTGAGTGAAAATTTCACTTGCAGATTTTGATGCATACCCTTCTTTTCTTGCTCTGTCATAACGAGCGTCCATGTCGTATCTTGTACTTCCCATAACTAAAATTTTTTACCAAATAAATATTCAAACCTTTTTGTTGAAACTTCTAGTTGAATATTTAAATTTCTGATTGTTAATGATAATTCTATGTCTTTCTGAACGAATGCTTCCGGCTGAAAATCGGCAAATGTTAAACTGTTTTTGTCTAACGGACTGATGTCAATAAGACCCTCCTGTTCGCGTTCCAGTCTTTTGATTTTCAATTCAATATCTTCAACTCGGCGTCTGTATATCAACTCTGAATCTTCCCCGATGGTTCGGGCTCGATCTTCTCTTATCTGGTCATTATTTCTTTGTAATGATTCGATAAATCTGGGTTTTAAGTCTTCTTCCATGTTTTTAAATCTTTATTTGTGTTAATTTTACACTAATTAAAAACTGCATAGTTTTCCCTTAATTCTTTACGAATTATTCTATTCTTTTAATAAATCTCTTACTTCCATTAAAGCAAATCCCAATAAATTTTCACCGTCCCATTGTGATGGATTTTCTGCTTTTGGATCTGTTTCCAACATTCCGATTCCCCAAATTGTATCGTACGGACTTGCTTCTACCAAGATTTTATCATTTGTTGAAAGCAAAAAATCTTTAAATTTTTCATTTTGAGAAAACTTCAAAAAATTTCCCTGTTTTACAATCTCATATTTATGTTCATTCCAAAGTTGAGGATCAAAATTTTTCACTTTCCTTCCTAAATTTTTTGCCTGATTTGGAGAATCTGATTTTAAAATTTCTTCTAACGTTTCATTATCATTGAATAATGTAGCTTTCCCGGCCATCATATAATGTTCTGCTGTTTTATATTCAATTCCGTTTTCT encodes:
- a CDS encoding NADAR family protein encodes the protein MKYTLQNTIEKFQKKEKIEFLFFWGHTVKEEITKACFSQWFPFQFEENGIEYKTAEHYMMAGKATLFNDNETLEEILKSDSPNQAKNLGRKVKNFDPQLWNEHKYEIVKQGNFLKFSQNEKFKDFLLSTNDKILVEASPYDTIWGIGMLETDPKAENPSQWDGENLLGFALMEVRDLLKE